The following is a genomic window from Doryrhamphus excisus isolate RoL2022-K1 chromosome 3, RoL_Dexc_1.0, whole genome shotgun sequence.
TGGGGCTTGGTGATTAGGTTTGACTTACCTAACTTCTTTACTtaccttttgtctgttttgcacAGAGCCTGGATCAGAACACGATCAACAAGGCCATTGAAGACACTACAGTTGGTATATATGTTGTCAAAGAACATGCTTCAAGTGATGAAGCAGAGGACATTGGCATTGTTCTTGAAGGCATCAAGGTGTTACAAAACCTTGATAATGTAGCATTAggtgttgctgttttatttggatTGATGTATGCGCTGAACCTCAGCTATCCTGCTGACCTCCGCTACACTTTTGAGGTAATTCAAAAGATCTGGATGGAACTGGATCGAGGGAAACTTTCCAACAGAGCACTTGCTCTGAAAAACAGGCTCCATCAGTGAACAGTTCAGACTGGATTGACTGATTTTGCACAGGaaaaagcagtgatatttaacTAAATTCTGTCGCAACTGATGCTTTTAGTCTGAGAACTAAGGAGCTACATCAGACTCACGTCAGACAAGTCCAAGATACAGGTACAAGTTGTTTTGGAGTGAAAAAGGAATGTGACTTCACACAAAATCTGTCACATTTTCATGTCATCTTTGGCTATCCACCTGATCTTGCCCGTGATGTTTTTGAGGGTATAATCCCAGTGGAGCTTGCTTGTTGCTTAACAGTGCTTATTTCCAGAAAGTATTTTACATTAGTTGACCTGAACAATGCCATTCTGAAGTTTCCCTACAAATGGGCTGACAGGACAAACAAACCTCATGCAGTGTCAcaaagtttctccagcaggaaaACAGTGGGGGGAAATGCTTGGAGCTTGCTCCGGTTCTTACCTTTTTTGGTTGGATCACTTGTACCTGAAGATGAGCCTGCGTCGCTTGTTCTCATGGACCTGAAGGACATCACAGAGCTTGTTGTTGCCCCTGTGCATAGTGATGACTCGCTGGCTTTTTTGGAAAGTAAACTTGTAGAGCACAGGCAGAGATACCAAGCGTTGTTCCCAGACATCAAGCTGCTACCAAAACACCATTATTTGGAGCACTACCCCCAGATGATCAGGCTGTTTGGTCCACTTGTTGGATAGTGGACATTGCGCTTTGAGGCTAAACACAGCTTTTTTAAACAGGTTATCCGACACACAAGCTGCTTCAAGAATGTGCCCCTCTCATTAGCTTCAAAGCATCAGATGATGATTGCGTACCATTTCAGCTCTCCACATCTAAATAAGTCTGACCTAGACGTCTCAGCTGTAGCCACTCTACCAGTAGACTTACTCAAAGAGGAGATAGCACAAGTCATCAGACAGAAGTTCCCAGACACACCTGAGGTTCAACTTGCACAGTGTGTGACAACCAAGGGTATAACCTATAGGAAGGGAATGATACTGGCCCACAGAACAACAGGTGGATTGCCTGAATTTAGTGAAATTAACCAAATCTGCATTTTACATGACAGTGTATTCTACAttgttaatgagctgtgtggctGGTATAGAGAACATTATAGAGCCTTTGAACTCAGTCCATCACCCACAAGAACATTCACTCTCGTGGCACCCAGTGAACTCCTTGATACTTATCCACTGGTTGACTACAAGATTGGATCAGCCCGTGTGGTGACTTTGAAAagacatattgaaataaaaggtGGTGTGCAATAATTGAGCTGAGGGTTTATGACAGTTTGTAACTTGTGTGTATGATATGTAAgtcattaaaaagtgtaaaagtaaagAGTTTCAATTAGAATTCACGAGGTTGTGATTTAAGTTAAAATGTTAGCcattaaaaagtcttaatttgaTCTAACCTAGTTTCATACTTCTGCCTTGGATGTCTGCAGGTTCTTGAAGTACTAAAATGTCtgaaattcaattaaataaatattagacctaaaagtaatttaaaaatctatatttgaATACATAAGGTGTTTATTTCAGCATAAGCTTTTTAAACTAACTTTTGTCAACATTACTACTAGTGCTATTTctacttgcaaatttccccactgtgggacgaataaaggcatcttatcttatcttatcttacttcTGCATCAGCGAAAGCACTTCTGATTTTAAAACTCTTACTTGCTACTGAAGCTAATCCTGCTTTCATATTGATCTATAGTACTTATATGCAGGTAAAATGAACTAGCTTGCCTGCAGCATTGGTTTTGATAAATGTTTATGAAAATGTAATCTCCTGTATGTGCATTTACcgtgttttacatattttctctttttttccaaatccactactatgttttaaaaacattttcattataaATACCTGCTGCATGCAGTAATAGATAAATGGGTTTTTACTGTTGgattttacatttcaattatattgatgtctgatgtttaattttctttgtttctgcaGAGTGGCTTTGAAGATGGATACTCCTGTGATCCTAAAGATCATATTGACTGATGGCAGCTCTCAGAGGTTGACACTCTCACATGGACTCCCTGAAACAGTTGATGACCTTATTGTTGAAGTAAAGAGACAATGTGGACTTCAGGGCAACTTAAAACTTCAATTCATGGACTCCTTGTTTGGAAACGAGTTTCTCAACTTAACCTCAATGTCAGAGGTGGACGACAGAGGCACTCTTAGAGTTATTGATATGTCGGCCCACCACTATGCAACATGATGATAACTCTACTGTGCTTAATTCAGTCCTACACCTCCAAGCATCAAGTCCTTGCTCAACAACTGGCTCTTCATCACGGCCAGGTGAACTTGTGGATACAGACATACTGTCATCAAGTGAGTCTACAAGCTCACGGTCCTCCTGTCCAGCTGTGTTTCATGTACCTAAGTTCTCCTATGACACAGAGTTAAAACTTCAGCAGGCAGGTTTAGTTTACATTCAAAATGGCACTGCACTTATTCCAGATCCCAAGTTGAAGTCAGCTATTCTTGTTGGATTAGTGCAGCAAATTGTGCAGTATAAAGTGTATGTCACTGATAAGGAGATGGAACAGGTAGCCCAGAGTCTCATCAAGAGACATGCATGTTTAACTGAGAAGGGCTCCAGCACTGGATGTGGTGGATGgaaaatgagtttaaaatatAAACTGTCTAACTATCGCACACATCTGAGAAAACTTGGATGCCCAGAAGTGACGGTGAActccataaaaaacaaacctgcTGGAAAGCACAGtgcagcttttggcatcaaaaaGGCAAAGAGAGCAGAAGTTAATTTTTGCCCAACATACCCATCAGCAGAAACTGAGGAGAGTCTAGAAGCCATGCGGAAAGCTTTACTCTTGGATGTAAGGAAGAGGAACAACCGAGAGGTTGTCAAGCTCAACATGGAAAAGACTTTCGCATTGAGAAAGACATGAGGTTGTTCGTGATGCACCGATGGTGGATGATTTCATGGCGAGATGGCCTGCTTTGTTTGAAGTCAGTGAGGTAAGGCTGATCTCATGCTGGGTTTTCATCTTAGATTTGCTGttgattaaaatgaaaagcTTGTATGCACTGGCAAATTGCTAATGTACCTGATAGCACATCGTTTGTATGTGCTTCATCTCCCTCTTGCCTGTCCTGGTCTGCTTTGTGTGATGGTGACATTCTCCCTGAATCCTCTGTGCTTTTTCAGATCAACGCTGAATTCAAGAGAATCACGACTGTACCACTTCAGTCCAAGTTCTTTTCTCAGGTGGACCTCCACACTGACAACTTGACAAGGCTGTTCCAGAAGAGAGGAGGACAGCTAGGTGAACGGCTCAAAAGAATCACTGCACAAATTGCCAATGTAAGTAATGCAGGGCTCTCGCAATCAAAAATTCTTTCTGCTATTTTgcatttacttttcatttttgtcctttCACTGTTGCATCCTTTTGTATCATCTTAAACTGTTCCTCTGTTTCCTTATTTATCTTCATATTTGTCTACCTCctctttcttttctgtttttttcctgtttctatTTTCTACTTCCTCTTTTTCTAAGTCCCTTCAGTCCTCCTCTCACATGGAGTACACGGCAAGGCTCTCACAGTCATAGGAAACTTGCATACATAGGAAAAGAAATGTGCACCCATAGGACAGTTTATACCAGGAGATTAAAGCGATATTCTACTTTGCCAGATTAGTCCACTAAATATGTACTCTCCTCCATTCTGATGTGATGAGTGAAGATCTTCAgttcacaaaacaatgcttGAGTTTTAGGAGAAAGAGGGTAGCCTCATCCAGTACAATGGCAGTGAATGGTGACCACAGATGAAacgttaaaaaaagaacacaaaacgtCTCCATCCTGCTTGTGTGGTGTAATCAAGTGTCTGTGAGCCACAACTTTAAAAATTGACCGTGAAAGATGCCGTTTACACCATGTTTTTAGCCAACTGTAGCCTGTAGCTGGATGTCAAGATGGCGTCGATCTTGCGAGGCTTCCGCATTTTCATCCATTGAGAGATATACGAAGTctcacatattacatatttagtgGATTAAACTTACAAAGTGGAGTATCGCTTTAAGGCACATGTGGTGAATTAAGATGCTAATCTAGAAATGTCCTTTCAGTGTGATGATGTAGATGCTGGACGAGAGTGCATCATTAAAGGAGTCTGTGTCTACATGGGCGAAGATCCAGATAACCTCCTACAGGAATATGTGGTATGTATATGAATCGGTGCTTGTGTTCTTCTTCCGCTCTTCTCTTGTTCCCATTCTTGATCATTGTGTGGAAATTGTTTATTGATTAAAAGAATATAgtatattctgttttttaagTCAATTGTTTTACTGTTTCACAACCAAAAATCATTACAGCGTTTCTTGTTGCTGGTAAATGAACTTACAGGTAGAATAGAAGGTTCTCAAGACTTGTTGTGAAATTCATTAAATATCTGATTGCCTGCCAACAGTCTGATCTGTGCGCGTGTGCTGAAAAAGAGTCCTGTGTTGTCTCTAAATTTGCCTCCATTCTAACTTTGACCTTACTAGATCGAGTGTCACTATTTTGTTTATCCTTTTCTCGATGGGGCTTGGTGATTAGGTTTGACTTACCTAACTTCTTTACTtaccttttgtctgttttgcacAGAGCCTGGATCAGAACACGATCAACAAGGCCATTGAAGACACTACAGTTGGTATATATGTTGTCAAAGAACATGCTTCAAGTGATGAAGCAGAGGACATTGGCATTGTTCTTGAAGGCATCAAGGTGTTACAAAACCTTGATAATGTAGCATTAggtgttgctgttttatttggatTGATGTATGCGCTGAACCTCAGCTATCCTGCTGACCTCCGCTACACTTTTGAGGTAATTCAAAAGATCTGGATGGAACTGGATCGAGGGAAACTTTCCAACAGAGCACTTGCTCTGAAAAACAGGCTCCATCAGTGAACAGTTCAGACTGGATTGACTGATTTTGCACAGGaaaaagcagtgatatttaacTAAATTCTGTCGCAACTGATGCTTTTAGTCTGAGAACTAAGGAGCTACATCAGACTCACGTCAGACAAGTCCAAGATACAGGTACAAGTTGTTTTGGAGTGAAAAAGGAATGTGACTTCACACAAAATCTGTCACATTTTCATGTCATCTTTGGCTATCCACCTGATCTTGCCCGTGATGTTTTTGAGGGTATAATCCCAGTGGAGCTTGCTTGTTGCTTAACAGTGCTTATTTCCAGAAAGTATTTTACATTAGTTGACCTGAACAATGCCATTCTGAAGTTTCCCTACAAATGGGCTGACAGGACAAACAAACCTCATGCAGTGTCAcaaagtttctccagcaggaaaACAGTGGGGGGAAATGCTTGGAGCTTGCTCCGGTTCTTACCTTTTTTGGTTGGATCACTTGTACCTGAAGATGAGCCTGCGTCGCTTGTTCTCATGGACCTGAAGGACATCACAGAGCTTGTTGTTGCCCCTGTGCATAGTGATGACTCGCTGGCTTTTTTGGAAAGTAAACTTGTAGAGCACAGGCAGAGATACCAAGCGTTGTTCCCAGACATCAAGCTGCTACCAAAACACCATTATTTGGAGCACTACCCCCAGATGATCAGGCTGTTTGGTCCACTTGTTGGATAGTGGACATTGCGCTTTGAGGCTAAACACAGCTTTTTTAAACAGGTTATCCGACACACAAGCTGCTTCAAGAATGTGCCCCTCTCATTAGCTTCAAAGCATCAGATGATGATTGCGTACCATTTCAGCTCTCCACATCTAAATAAGTCTGACCTAGACGTCTCAGCTGTAGCCACTCTACCAGTAGACTTACTCAAAGAGGAGATAGCACAAGTCATCAGACAGAAGTTCCCAGACACACCTGAGGTTCAACTTGCACAGTGTGTGACAACCAAGGGTATAACCTATAGGAAGGGAATGATACTGGCCCACAGAACAACAGGTGGATTGCCTGAATTTAGTGAAATTAACCAAATCTGCATTTTACATGACAGTGTATTCTACAttgttaatgagctgtgtggctGGTATAGAGAACATTATAGAGCCTTTGAACTCAGTCCATCACCCACAAGAACATTCACTCTCGTGGCACCCAGTGAACTCCTTGATACTTATCCACTGGTTGACTACAAGATTGGATCAGCCCGTGTGGTGACTTTGAAAagacatattgaaataaaaggtGGTGTGCAATAATTGAGCTGAGGGTTTATGACAGTTTGTAACTTGTGTGTATGATATGTAAgtcattaaaaagtgtaaaagtaaagAGTTTCAATTAGAATTCACGAGGTTGTGATTTAAGTTAAAATGTTAGCcattaaaaagtcttaatttgaTCTAACCTAGTTTCATACTTCTGCCTTGGATGTCTGCAGGTTCTTGAAGTACTAAAATGTCtgaaattcaattaaataaatattagacctaaaagtaatttaaaaatctatatttgaATACATAAGGTGTTTATTTCAGCATAAGCTTTTTAAACTAACTTTTGTCAACATTACTACTAGTGCTATTTctacttgcaaatttccccactgtgggacgaataaaggcatcttatcttatcttatcttacttcTGCATCAGCGAAAGCACTTCTGATTTTAAAACTCTTACTTGCTACTGAAGCTAATCCTGCTTTCATATTGATCTATAGTACTTATATGCAGGTAAAATGAACTAGCTTGCCTGCAGCATTGGTTTTGATAAATGTTTATGAAAATGTAATCTCCTGTATGTGCATTTACcgtgttttacatattttctctttttttccaaatccactactatgttttaaaaacattttcattataaATACCTGCTGCATGCAGTAATAGATAAATGGGTT
Proteins encoded in this region:
- the LOC131125792 gene encoding uncharacterized protein LOC131125792 isoform X2, which translates into the protein MVDDFMARWPALFEVSEINAEFKRITTVPLQSKFFSQVDLHTDNLTRLFQKRGGQLGERLKRITAQIANCDDVDAGRECIIKGVCVYMGEDPDNLLQEYVSLDQNTINKAIEDTTVGIYVVKEHASSDEAEDIGIVLEGIKVLQNLDNVALGVAVLFGLMYALNLSYPADLRYTFEVIQKIWMELDRGKLSNRALALKNRLHQ
- the LOC131125793 gene encoding uncharacterized protein LOC131125793 isoform X2, with translation MVDDFMARWPALFEVSEINAEFKRITTVPLQSKFFSQVDLHTDNLTRLFQKRGGQLGERLKRITAQIANCDDVDAGRECIIKGVCVYMGEDPDNLLQEYVSLDQNTINKAIEDTTVGIYVVKEHASSDEAEDIGIVLEGIKVLQNLDNVALGVAVLFGLMYALNLSYPADLRYTFEVIQKIWMELDRGKLSNRALALKNRLHQ
- the LOC131125793 gene encoding uncharacterized protein LOC131125793 isoform X1, with protein sequence MHWQIANVPDSTSFVCASSPSCLSWSALCDGDILPESSVLFQINAEFKRITTVPLQSKFFSQVDLHTDNLTRLFQKRGGQLGERLKRITAQIANCDDVDAGRECIIKGVCVYMGEDPDNLLQEYVSLDQNTINKAIEDTTVGIYVVKEHASSDEAEDIGIVLEGIKVLQNLDNVALGVAVLFGLMYALNLSYPADLRYTFEVIQKIWMELDRGKLSNRALALKNRLHQ